Proteins encoded in a region of the Myxococcales bacterium genome:
- a CDS encoding YraN family protein yields the protein MARAGKSLGRAAEDAASDHLVARGFLILGRNVRIGPLELDIVARDGALVALVEVRARREGALVGALASITPEKRRRLLRAAAGFLASPPVDLAGVTRVRIDVCIVHVSREGVKVEHLAGALTAD from the coding sequence ATGGCGCGCGCCGGGAAGAGCCTCGGGCGCGCTGCAGAAGATGCCGCGAGCGACCACCTGGTCGCCCGCGGTTTTCTCATTTTAGGGCGCAACGTGCGGATCGGGCCGCTCGAGCTCGACATCGTCGCGAGGGACGGCGCGCTGGTCGCGCTGGTGGAGGTGCGGGCGCGCCGAGAGGGCGCGCTCGTCGGGGCGCTCGCGAGCATCACGCCGGAGAAACGGCGGCGCCTGCTGCGCGCCGCGGCGGGGTTCCTCGCTTCCCCGCCCGTCGACCTCGCCGGGGTCACGCGCGTGCGGATTGACGTGTGCATTGTGCATGTGTCTCGCGAGGGCGTGAAGGTAGAGCACCTCGCGGGCGCGCTCACCGCCGATTGA
- a CDS encoding HEAT repeat domain-containing protein — protein sequence MGRLATVGALIATVLSPSLAVADVPSVAELVPKLQSPDARVRAATVLQLGATDADDAVPPLCKALSDDTEIVRIATATALRRLARPSALTCLRERLTSEPAEGPKLQMARAVQSLEARPAAPSPPPAGAYEPPSHPGAKYYVALSPVTSASDRPATEVEAVVLRAVRAKLEEQADFQLAPARETPEAARKALAANKKKKGFFLSISVEKFDYSGGNLRTKVNIAVFSYPAKALIAPIGNGATMSGVAPGSHAAEDQLLAALASAAVKQFVANAGNM from the coding sequence GTGGGGCGGCTCGCGACGGTCGGGGCGCTCATCGCCACGGTCCTGAGCCCCTCCCTGGCGGTCGCCGACGTCCCAAGCGTCGCGGAGCTCGTGCCCAAGCTGCAGTCGCCCGACGCGCGCGTGCGGGCTGCGACGGTGCTCCAGCTCGGCGCGACCGACGCCGACGACGCCGTGCCCCCGCTCTGCAAGGCCTTGTCCGACGACACCGAGATCGTCCGTATCGCGACGGCGACGGCGCTGCGACGCCTCGCGCGACCGTCGGCGCTCACCTGCCTGCGCGAGCGCCTCACGAGCGAGCCGGCCGAGGGCCCGAAGCTCCAGATGGCGCGAGCGGTGCAGAGCCTCGAGGCGCGCCCGGCCGCTCCGTCGCCCCCGCCGGCTGGCGCATACGAGCCGCCGAGCCATCCAGGCGCGAAGTACTACGTCGCGCTCTCCCCCGTGACCTCGGCGAGCGATCGCCCCGCGACCGAGGTGGAGGCGGTCGTGCTTCGGGCCGTCCGCGCGAAGCTGGAAGAGCAGGCCGACTTCCAGCTCGCGCCCGCGCGCGAGACGCCGGAGGCCGCGCGCAAGGCCCTGGCCGCCAACAAGAAGAAGAAGGGCTTCTTCCTCTCCATCTCGGTCGAGAAGTTCGACTACTCGGGCGGAAATCTCCGCACCAAGGTGAACATCGCGGTGTTCTCTTACCCCGCGAAGGCGCTCATCGCGCCCATCGGGAACGGGGCGACGATGTCGGGCGTGGCGCCGGGCAGCCACGCGGCAGAGGACCAGCTCCTCGCGGCGCTCGCCAGCGCCGCCGTGAAGCAGTTCGTGGCCAACGCCGGCAACATGTGA
- the ftsY gene encoding signal recognition particle-docking protein FtsY, with translation MNPIVIVIIVLAVVAAIAYFAFAKKAPEELPPAEPAKKPIPEKKPAGAADTAKKADKPAAKKAEPEKKPEPAKKAEPAKKAEPAPLATTAVEAPQAKSQREPAAEAPPVVIAPIAPIVVEAPLVAPPTSKRDVLGLRKGLKASRKGFIARLTALFTGKKEIDPAILEQMEEVMLSSDVGIKTTSAILERLRERLEKKELDDVDAVWAALRAEASAILSVEPRARVAGRPLVLLMVGVNGVGKTTTIGKLATKWNADGKKVALAAGDTFRAAAVQQLEVWGKRVGAEVIRGKEGADPGAVAFEATTRAKDGNFDVLLVDTAGRLHTKAPLMDEIKKIRKTIAKAMDGAPHETFLVLDATTGQNALTQAQLFKEAVDLTGIVLTKLDGTAKGGIVLGICDELKIPVRYIGLGERAEDLREFHADDFVEALFGQSDTAGESSDE, from the coding sequence ATGAATCCAATCGTTATCGTCATCATCGTGCTGGCCGTCGTGGCAGCCATCGCCTACTTCGCGTTCGCCAAGAAAGCGCCGGAAGAGCTCCCGCCCGCGGAGCCCGCGAAGAAGCCCATCCCCGAGAAGAAGCCGGCTGGCGCCGCGGACACCGCGAAGAAGGCCGACAAGCCCGCCGCCAAGAAGGCCGAGCCGGAGAAGAAGCCGGAGCCCGCCAAGAAGGCCGAGCCCGCCAAGAAGGCCGAGCCCGCACCCCTCGCCACCACCGCGGTGGAGGCCCCGCAGGCGAAGTCGCAACGCGAACCGGCCGCCGAGGCCCCGCCCGTCGTCATCGCCCCCATCGCGCCGATCGTGGTCGAGGCCCCGCTCGTGGCGCCGCCCACGTCGAAGCGCGACGTGCTCGGCCTGCGCAAGGGGCTGAAGGCCTCCCGCAAGGGCTTCATCGCGCGCCTGACCGCGCTCTTCACGGGCAAGAAGGAGATCGATCCGGCGATCCTCGAGCAAATGGAGGAGGTCATGCTCTCCAGCGACGTCGGCATCAAGACGACGAGCGCGATCCTCGAGCGGCTCCGCGAGCGCCTGGAAAAGAAGGAGCTCGACGACGTGGACGCGGTGTGGGCCGCGCTGCGCGCCGAGGCCTCCGCCATTCTGTCGGTCGAGCCGCGCGCCCGCGTCGCCGGCAGGCCCCTCGTCCTTCTCATGGTGGGCGTGAACGGCGTGGGCAAGACCACGACCATCGGCAAGCTCGCCACCAAGTGGAACGCCGACGGCAAGAAGGTGGCGCTGGCCGCGGGCGACACGTTCCGCGCGGCGGCCGTCCAGCAGCTCGAGGTGTGGGGCAAGCGCGTGGGTGCGGAGGTGATCCGCGGCAAAGAGGGCGCCGATCCGGGCGCCGTCGCCTTCGAGGCGACGACGCGCGCGAAGGACGGCAACTTCGACGTCCTTCTCGTGGACACGGCCGGGCGCCTCCACACGAAGGCGCCGCTCATGGACGAGATCAAGAAGATCCGAAAGACCATCGCCAAGGCCATGGACGGCGCGCCCCACGAGACGTTCCTCGTGCTGGACGCCACCACGGGGCAGAACGCGCTCACCCAGGCCCAGCTCTTCAAGGAGGCTGTCGACCTCACGGGCATCGTCCTGACGAAGCTCGACGGGACGGCGAAGGGCGGCATCGTGCTCGGCATCTGCGACGAGCTCAAGATCCCGGTGCGCTACATCGGGCTCGGTGAGCGGGCCGAGGACCTCCGAGAGTTTCACGCCGACGACTTCGTCGAGGCGCTGTTCGGCCAGAGCGATACGGCCGGCGAGAGCTCCGACGAGTGA
- a CDS encoding outer membrane beta-barrel domain-containing protein, with product MKALADKKVAAEVYAVEQEFALKKGRVEVNPYGAFTLNDQFVSHPAFGLTANYYLTNVLAVGINGNLFAGLNVDSDFNFQNRRATRVAVPLTEYQWSAAVQFSYVPIYGKFSGFNAFIFNYDVYALGGVGALSTRPIAVIDPDNRKFDFKPKIDFNVGVGFRIAFNKWFAATLELRDHIYVEQLENIQVGRTQAEQTDSNTWLGDKPLTNHIQAQLGVSVFLPFGFEYRLPK from the coding sequence ATCAAGGCCCTCGCCGACAAGAAGGTGGCGGCCGAGGTGTACGCGGTCGAGCAGGAGTTCGCCCTGAAGAAGGGCCGCGTCGAGGTGAACCCGTACGGTGCGTTCACGCTGAACGACCAGTTCGTGAGCCACCCCGCGTTCGGCCTCACCGCGAACTACTACCTCACCAACGTCCTCGCGGTCGGCATCAACGGCAACCTGTTCGCCGGCCTGAACGTCGACTCGGACTTCAACTTCCAGAACCGCCGCGCGACCCGCGTCGCGGTTCCGCTCACCGAGTACCAGTGGAGCGCGGCCGTACAGTTCTCGTACGTCCCCATCTACGGCAAGTTCTCGGGGTTCAACGCCTTCATCTTCAACTACGACGTCTACGCGCTCGGCGGCGTCGGCGCCCTGTCGACTCGTCCGATCGCGGTCATCGACCCCGACAACCGCAAGTTCGACTTCAAGCCGAAGATCGACTTCAACGTCGGCGTCGGCTTCCGCATCGCGTTCAACAAGTGGTTCGCGGCGACCCTCGAGCTCCGCGATCACATCTACGTTGAGCAGCTCGAGAACATCCAGGTCGGCCGAACGCAAGCCGAGCAGACGGATTCGAACACGTGGCTCGGCGACAAGCCGCTCACGAACCACATCCAGGCCCAGCTCGGGGTGAGCGTCTTCTTGCCCTTCGGCTTCGAGTACCGGTTGCCCAAATGA
- a CDS encoding outer membrane beta-barrel domain-containing protein, translated as MKRRNFRGAYALGIAGLVGLGVLGVERTAQAEEIQLTGPLAGAPPVRKLRQHRKGRFEIAPAFSFTLLDEYRRTMVVGATATYNAFDWLGFGVYGGYGAIAPLTALSDNVNDSAPRNSRTAVNLDNPSKNGAVRNFGAQVSKMTWMVVPQVQIAPFRGKLALLSKVFVDTDLYLHLGLGFHGLEERADCTSGACTTDVKAMTSRVAISPNFGLGFKFYTSKLVNFGLEYRAFPYSWNRAGLDQRGGGNDGKFPDQKIDSNDQTFKFNQMITLSVGFAFPSQPSLSE; from the coding sequence ATGAAGCGGCGTAACTTCCGTGGCGCGTACGCGCTCGGTATCGCAGGGCTCGTCGGGCTCGGCGTGCTCGGGGTCGAGCGCACCGCGCAGGCCGAGGAGATTCAGCTCACCGGCCCGCTCGCGGGGGCTCCGCCCGTCCGCAAGCTCCGCCAGCACCGCAAGGGACGCTTCGAGATCGCCCCGGCGTTCTCGTTTACGCTCCTCGACGAGTACCGGCGGACCATGGTCGTCGGCGCCACGGCCACCTACAACGCGTTCGATTGGCTAGGCTTCGGCGTCTACGGCGGCTACGGCGCCATCGCGCCGCTCACCGCGCTGAGCGACAACGTGAACGACTCTGCTCCGCGCAACTCGCGGACGGCGGTCAACCTGGACAACCCGTCGAAGAACGGCGCTGTTCGGAACTTCGGCGCGCAGGTGTCGAAGATGACCTGGATGGTCGTTCCCCAGGTCCAGATCGCGCCGTTCCGCGGCAAGCTCGCGCTCCTCAGCAAGGTCTTCGTCGACACCGACCTTTACCTGCACCTGGGCCTCGGCTTTCACGGGCTCGAGGAGCGCGCCGACTGCACCAGCGGGGCGTGCACCACGGACGTGAAGGCGATGACCTCCCGCGTCGCGATCTCGCCCAACTTCGGCCTCGGGTTCAAGTTCTACACGAGCAAGCTCGTGAACTTCGGCCTCGAGTACCGCGCGTTCCCCTACTCCTGGAACCGCGCGGGTCTCGACCAGCGCGGCGGGGGCAACGACGGCAAGTTCCCCGATCAGAAGATCGACAGCAACGATCAGACCTTCAAGTTCAACCAGATGATCACGCTCTCAGTCGGGTTCGCGTTCCCGTCGCAGCCCTCGCTCAGCGAGTAG
- a CDS encoding trypsin-like serine protease, giving the protein MKRGWSAGALLGWAEVLAASAFSLLAPGCARARPPEVSPAVLADAARGVVAVATAAEDGADHVTLCSGALVAPNLVLTARHCVTRALTSTPACDAEGHSHNGVHLSADVDPGRITIYVGRRVRPDVDTPVARAERTLHPKGRVLCDADVAFLVLDRPVVGARVLPMRLHASVEAGDWVVPVGFGGGPNNIVGLRVARNDSRVLAIGPTANVRTGAVLGPREFEVDQATCRGDSGGPALDARTGEVVGVVSRGGSCLASGNHVYTRVDAYARLAAHAFVTARRVAAANLARREVERADEARAAR; this is encoded by the coding sequence ATGAAGCGTGGGTGGTCAGCGGGCGCTCTCCTGGGTTGGGCCGAGGTCCTCGCGGCCTCCGCGTTCTCGCTGCTGGCGCCGGGATGCGCGCGAGCGCGTCCGCCCGAGGTCTCGCCGGCGGTCCTCGCCGACGCGGCCCGAGGCGTGGTCGCCGTCGCCACGGCCGCCGAGGACGGCGCCGACCACGTGACGCTCTGCTCGGGCGCGCTCGTCGCCCCCAACCTCGTGCTCACGGCGAGGCACTGCGTCACGCGCGCCCTCACCTCGACGCCCGCGTGCGACGCCGAGGGGCACTCGCACAACGGGGTCCACCTGTCCGCCGACGTCGACCCCGGGCGGATCACGATCTACGTGGGCCGCCGGGTTCGACCCGACGTCGACACGCCCGTCGCGCGCGCCGAGCGCACGCTCCACCCGAAGGGCCGAGTGCTCTGCGACGCCGACGTCGCCTTCCTCGTGCTCGACCGACCCGTCGTAGGGGCGAGGGTGCTCCCCATGCGTCTCCACGCCTCCGTGGAGGCCGGCGACTGGGTCGTGCCCGTGGGCTTTGGTGGGGGACCGAACAACATCGTGGGCCTCCGCGTGGCGCGCAACGACAGCCGCGTGCTCGCGATCGGGCCGACCGCGAACGTGCGCACGGGCGCGGTGCTCGGTCCCCGCGAGTTCGAGGTGGACCAGGCGACCTGCCGCGGCGACTCCGGGGGACCCGCGCTCGACGCGCGCACCGGAGAGGTCGTGGGCGTCGTGTCGCGCGGCGGGAGCTGTCTCGCCTCGGGAAACCACGTGTACACGCGGGTCGACGCGTACGCGCGCCTCGCCGCCCACGCGTTCGTCACCGCGCGGCGCGTCGCCGCGGCGAACCTCGCGCGGCGCGAGGTGGAGCGAGCGGACGAGGCGCGCGCGGCGCGATGA
- a CDS encoding YihY/virulence factor BrkB family protein has protein sequence MAQSPPVGRLSPPLDPSARWVMRLGRTVRRLAEGLYYHDGLSAAPAMAFHFFLSLLPLVVVAGWLLGRFARTRGVEAFFAPVFTSAPTAVVTISRGELERLAAADLKLAPLALGGFFWLASSGVHGMMDAFERALSVPTRRPYWKKRLLSLCFVAGGLVAVCAVSFLAVGWEAIATAAHDVPAVTGGLHIPPSAVRLRAHVDKALGLGAFFAFAVCGVAIFYRLAVAYPIGVRRRIWPGAVLAIVLWLVISWAFGLYVGSLGQYTLYYGSLAAVAVLLVWFWLTSLALLIGAELNAQLEGARR, from the coding sequence GTGGCCCAGTCGCCGCCCGTTGGGAGACTGTCGCCGCCGCTCGACCCGTCCGCCCGCTGGGTCATGCGGCTCGGCCGCACGGTCCGTCGGCTCGCGGAGGGGCTCTACTACCACGACGGGCTCAGCGCCGCGCCCGCCATGGCGTTTCACTTCTTCCTCAGCCTCCTCCCGCTGGTGGTCGTGGCCGGTTGGCTGCTCGGCCGGTTCGCGCGCACGCGCGGTGTGGAGGCCTTCTTCGCGCCCGTGTTCACGTCGGCGCCCACGGCGGTCGTCACGATCTCGCGGGGAGAGCTCGAGCGTCTCGCCGCGGCCGACCTGAAGCTCGCGCCGCTCGCGCTCGGTGGCTTCTTCTGGCTCGCTTCGTCGGGCGTCCACGGCATGATGGACGCGTTCGAGCGCGCGCTGAGCGTGCCCACCCGCCGGCCCTATTGGAAGAAGAGGCTCCTCTCGCTCTGCTTCGTGGCAGGTGGGCTCGTCGCCGTGTGCGCCGTGTCGTTTCTCGCCGTGGGATGGGAAGCGATCGCGACGGCCGCGCACGACGTGCCGGCGGTGACCGGGGGGCTCCACATCCCCCCGTCCGCGGTCCGCTTGCGCGCCCACGTCGACAAGGCCCTCGGGCTCGGCGCGTTCTTCGCGTTCGCCGTGTGCGGCGTCGCCATCTTCTACCGGCTGGCCGTGGCCTACCCGATCGGGGTCCGTCGCCGCATCTGGCCCGGGGCGGTGCTCGCCATCGTGCTCTGGCTCGTGATCTCGTGGGCGTTCGGCCTCTACGTGGGCTCTCTCGGGCAGTATACGCTCTACTACGGGAGTCTCGCGGCGGTCGCCGTCCTCCTCGTGTGGTTCTGGCTCACGAGCCTCGCGCTGCTCATCGGCGCGGAGCTCAACGCGCAGCTCGAGGGCGCGCGCCGCTGA
- a CDS encoding DUF3105 domain-containing protein, which yields MNRPLLLLLALLVPGALLAAGGCSSDAASADASADASPDRVRLAKPIIIDARCRIEIDTPALLDSPHVAIDTPVTYNSNPPASGPHYPIWAAFQEYPSPVDRRYYVHDLEHGAVVLLHNCAAKDAGAECAANVAGLRAAVASVPSDPLCAGTEVRVRTIITPDPLLDVPLAIVAWGWTYRADCLDQPSLNAFVNAHYGQGPEAVCANGQPQF from the coding sequence GTGAACCGTCCCTTGCTTCTCTTGCTCGCGCTCCTTGTCCCGGGCGCGCTCCTGGCCGCGGGCGGGTGCTCCTCCGACGCCGCAAGCGCGGACGCCTCGGCGGACGCCTCGCCCGATCGGGTCCGCCTCGCGAAGCCCATCATCATCGACGCCAGGTGCCGCATCGAAATCGACACGCCGGCGCTCCTCGACAGCCCTCACGTGGCGATCGACACGCCCGTCACGTACAACTCGAACCCGCCTGCGAGCGGACCGCACTACCCGATCTGGGCGGCGTTCCAAGAGTACCCATCGCCCGTCGATCGTCGGTATTACGTGCACGATCTCGAGCACGGCGCCGTCGTGCTGCTCCACAACTGCGCCGCGAAAGACGCGGGCGCCGAGTGCGCCGCCAACGTCGCGGGCCTGCGCGCAGCGGTCGCGTCGGTCCCCAGCGACCCCCTCTGCGCGGGCACCGAGGTGAGGGTACGGACCATCATCACGCCCGATCCGCTGCTCGACGTGCCGCTCGCGATCGTCGCCTGGGGGTGGACCTACAGGGCCGACTGCCTCGATCAGCCTTCGCTGAACGCGTTCGTCAACGCGCACTACGGCCAAGGCCCCGAGGCGGTCTGCGCCAACGGTCAGCCGCAGTTCTAG
- a CDS encoding GGDEF domain-containing protein, with the protein MLVIDRKENRPFSPHEQELAAQAARYCLRAIQNERVFLQLERAKVEQGKLYRAAQALGAALSEKEVVEAGVKAAREIASFDLAAVTMWDDTTKTHEIVAAESEGGVVEAYVGARFAHNTGLVSMVVQNRFPLPYKGEYDPQHQVVLGKRFAWPKLPSLLVLPLVLHGRPLGTLILGAKRRSAFGDSVRPTLEVLASHLAVSLSNARMVAKLETMATTDGMTGLLNKRAMLEAAHEKVVSATRFGRKLSVLVTDIDFFKKVNDTYGHDVGDVVIKGLGEILKRQKRTTDIVARFGGEEFVVLCEQTDEAGAMLLAERIREEVEKTTFATENGPLNVTCSIGVATFPEAGKSWEALFKAADEALYVSKRSGRNQSNAAPAMPRASETRLAKEPRRAG; encoded by the coding sequence GTGCTCGTCATCGATCGTAAGGAGAACCGGCCGTTCTCTCCGCACGAGCAGGAGCTCGCGGCGCAGGCCGCCCGGTACTGTCTTCGCGCCATCCAGAACGAGCGCGTGTTCCTGCAGCTCGAGCGCGCCAAGGTCGAGCAAGGCAAGCTCTATCGGGCCGCCCAGGCGCTCGGGGCGGCGCTCAGCGAGAAGGAGGTCGTCGAGGCGGGGGTGAAGGCGGCGCGCGAGATCGCGAGCTTCGACCTCGCGGCCGTGACGATGTGGGACGACACCACGAAGACCCACGAGATCGTCGCGGCAGAGAGCGAGGGCGGCGTGGTGGAGGCGTACGTCGGCGCTCGCTTCGCGCACAACACCGGCCTCGTCTCGATGGTGGTGCAGAACCGTTTTCCGCTCCCCTACAAGGGTGAGTACGATCCGCAGCACCAGGTGGTGCTGGGCAAGCGCTTCGCGTGGCCGAAGCTCCCGAGCCTCCTGGTCCTTCCGTTGGTGCTCCACGGGCGCCCGCTGGGCACCCTCATCCTCGGGGCGAAGCGCCGGAGCGCGTTCGGCGACTCGGTCCGTCCGACCTTGGAGGTGCTCGCCAGCCACCTCGCCGTCTCCCTCTCGAACGCGCGCATGGTGGCGAAGCTCGAGACGATGGCCACCACGGACGGCATGACCGGCCTCCTGAACAAGCGCGCGATGCTCGAGGCAGCGCACGAGAAGGTCGTGTCGGCGACGCGCTTCGGGCGCAAGCTCTCGGTGCTGGTGACGGACATCGATTTTTTCAAGAAGGTGAACGACACCTACGGGCACGACGTCGGCGACGTCGTCATCAAGGGGCTCGGCGAGATCCTGAAGCGCCAGAAGCGCACGACCGACATCGTCGCGCGCTTCGGCGGCGAGGAGTTCGTCGTCCTCTGCGAGCAGACCGACGAGGCCGGCGCCATGTTGCTCGCGGAGCGCATCCGCGAGGAGGTCGAGAAGACTACGTTCGCGACGGAGAACGGACCGCTCAACGTCACCTGCTCGATCGGCGTGGCGACTTTCCCGGAGGCTGGCAAGTCGTGGGAGGCGCTCTTCAAGGCCGCCGACGAGGCCCTCTATGTCTCGAAGCGTTCGGGGCGCAACCAGTCGAACGCTGCGCCCGCGATGCCGCGCGCGAGCGAGACGCGGCTGGCGAAGGAGCCCCGCCGCGCGGGGTGA
- a CDS encoding rhomboid family intramembrane serine protease has protein sequence MPHASDPPPEPEATLGSRLRELVLGSKELRDAPVTRAIVALNVLVFLACAAHARSAGAIARMPQDTMLVFGANLASLTVGDGRVEALLASCFLHFDLLHIGFNLMSLRSVAPFVERSVGPARFFPLFLMTGVVGSAASALVGWTATERLSAGASGAICGVIGAAAVLGYRTQGARGPLTTSMARWLAIIVALGFIAHFDNAAHIGGAVAGAVIAASWRRGYSYSPRGQALVVGGCIALVLGTGGVVAWRDLTDPYLFLGSDDRLRIAEGALAEGRCDVAREAATRALRLGRRDRVTVEIAGRILVRCQSR, from the coding sequence GTGCCGCACGCGAGCGACCCTCCCCCGGAGCCCGAGGCCACGCTTGGCTCGCGGCTGCGCGAGCTCGTCCTCGGGTCGAAGGAGCTGCGCGACGCGCCGGTCACGCGCGCGATCGTGGCGCTCAACGTGCTCGTCTTCCTCGCGTGCGCGGCGCACGCGCGCTCGGCAGGGGCCATCGCCCGGATGCCTCAAGACACGATGCTCGTGTTCGGCGCGAACCTCGCGTCGCTGACGGTTGGAGACGGCCGCGTCGAGGCCCTGCTCGCCTCGTGCTTCCTGCACTTCGACCTCCTCCACATCGGCTTCAACCTGATGTCGCTGCGCTCGGTCGCGCCCTTCGTCGAGCGGAGCGTCGGGCCGGCGCGGTTCTTCCCCCTGTTCCTCATGACAGGCGTGGTCGGCAGCGCCGCGAGCGCGCTCGTCGGCTGGACGGCCACCGAGCGCCTCAGCGCGGGCGCGTCGGGGGCCATCTGCGGCGTGATCGGCGCGGCCGCCGTGCTCGGCTACCGCACGCAGGGGGCTCGCGGCCCGCTGACCACGTCGATGGCGCGCTGGCTCGCCATCATCGTCGCGCTCGGCTTCATCGCCCACTTCGACAACGCCGCGCACATCGGGGGCGCCGTCGCGGGCGCCGTGATCGCGGCGTCCTGGCGGCGAGGGTACAGCTACTCGCCGCGCGGACAGGCGCTCGTCGTCGGCGGGTGCATCGCCCTCGTGCTCGGCACGGGCGGCGTCGTGGCGTGGCGCGATCTCACCGACCCCTACCTGTTCCTCGGCAGCGACGACCGCCTGCGGATCGCGGAGGGTGCGCTGGCGGAGGGCCGCTGCGACGTTGCCCGCGAGGCCGCGACGCGCGCGCTCCGCCTCGGGCGGCGCGACCGGGTCACAGTCGAGATCGCGGGCCGCATTCTGGTGCGGTGCCAGAGCCGCTGA